The Acetivibrio cellulolyticus CD2 genome has a segment encoding these proteins:
- a CDS encoding DNA polymerase IV, with amino-acid sequence MERVIFLVDMNAFFISCEMAKNPELKGRTAAVAGDPKKRTGIILAANYEARKYGVKTTMLIHEAKKLCPDIILIPPSHGLYEKKSREVMSILSRYSPVVQQNSIDEAWLDMTGCEALFGKPVESAKRIMKDIMNELDLWCSIGISENKFLAKMASEFKKPLGITELWRNDISEKLWPLPVREMYGIGKQTEKNLIDIGIYKIGDIAKSDPQFLIKKFGKYGGEIYRLANGIDESQVSENPISKSKSVGRTTTLPQNITDLEYAKAVLLRLAEDVGMEARKQNYKGKTISIAIRYEDFKTITRQKSIRATYLTKEIYAAGADLLEDNWDNRRPVRLLGISLNNISEDEAEQISIFNMDNSEGCNEKEEKLEKTFDLIRERFGSDKIKRAVILKDNHS; translated from the coding sequence ATGGAAAGAGTTATTTTCCTTGTAGATATGAATGCTTTTTTTATAAGCTGCGAGATGGCCAAAAATCCAGAACTAAAAGGCAGGACAGCAGCGGTTGCAGGAGATCCCAAAAAGAGAACAGGGATTATTCTTGCTGCAAATTATGAGGCAAGGAAGTATGGAGTAAAGACGACAATGCTTATACATGAGGCGAAGAAACTTTGCCCTGATATTATTCTGATACCTCCTAGCCATGGACTTTATGAAAAGAAGTCAAGAGAAGTAATGAGTATTCTTTCAAGATATTCGCCTGTAGTACAGCAAAACAGTATTGATGAAGCATGGCTTGATATGACAGGGTGCGAGGCATTATTCGGGAAGCCTGTGGAGTCTGCAAAAAGAATTATGAAGGATATAATGAACGAATTGGATCTTTGGTGCTCGATAGGCATTTCTGAAAATAAATTTCTGGCAAAAATGGCCTCGGAATTCAAAAAACCTCTTGGAATAACAGAACTGTGGAGGAATGATATAAGTGAAAAGTTATGGCCGCTTCCGGTAAGAGAAATGTATGGGATTGGCAAACAGACGGAGAAGAACCTTATAGATATTGGAATATATAAAATCGGGGATATAGCAAAAAGTGACCCGCAATTTCTTATAAAAAAGTTTGGAAAATACGGTGGCGAAATTTACCGTTTGGCAAATGGTATTGATGAATCTCAAGTTTCAGAAAATCCAATAAGCAAAAGTAAATCTGTAGGCAGAACTACTACACTGCCCCAAAATATAACAGATTTGGAGTATGCCAAAGCAGTTTTGTTGAGGCTTGCTGAGGATGTTGGGATGGAAGCAAGAAAGCAAAACTACAAGGGCAAAACAATATCAATAGCTATCAGATATGAAGATTTCAAAACTATAACCCGGCAAAAATCCATTAGGGCTACATATTTAACCAAAGAAATATATGCTGCAGGGGCAGACTTGTTGGAAGATAACTGGGATAACCGCCGACCTGTAAGATTACTTGGGATTTCATTAAATAATATTTCTGAAGATGAAGCAGAACAGATATCAATATTCAATATGGATAACAGTGAAGGTTGTAACGAAAAAGAAGAAAAACTGGAAAAAACCTTTGATTTAATTAGGGAGAGATTTGGGTCTGATAAAATTAAAAGGGCAGTAATTTTAAAAGACAATCATTCGTAG
- a CDS encoding D-lyxose/D-mannose family sugar isomerase yields MMSKELYRETCKRALEYLDKAGIVVTDKEKNNMEVAEYGLGEVEKIGLELIVYVNTDRCCAKELILFPGQTCPEHRHPPVDNEPGKEETFRCRWGKVYLYVPGASVQNPKAVPPKGREQFFTVWHEIELNPGEQYTLAPNTLHWFQAGNEGAVVSEFSTKSRDEFDIYTDPDINPAQSRKA; encoded by the coding sequence ATGATGTCAAAAGAATTATACAGGGAAACCTGTAAAAGGGCGTTAGAGTATCTTGATAAAGCTGGAATTGTTGTCACAGATAAAGAAAAAAATAATATGGAAGTTGCAGAGTATGGATTAGGAGAGGTTGAAAAAATTGGACTGGAACTTATAGTTTATGTTAATACTGATAGGTGTTGTGCAAAGGAATTGATCCTTTTTCCTGGACAGACTTGTCCTGAACACAGGCACCCACCAGTAGACAATGAACCTGGCAAGGAGGAAACATTCAGGTGCAGATGGGGAAAAGTATATTTATATGTGCCTGGGGCTTCTGTTCAAAATCCAAAGGCTGTTCCTCCAAAAGGAAGAGAACAATTTTTTACGGTTTGGCATGAGATTGAATTAAACCCTGGGGAGCAGTATACACTTGCACCAAATACACTTCACTGGTTTCAGGCAGGAAATGAAGGTGCAGTTGTGTCTGAGTTTTCAACAAAGAGCAGAGATGAATTTGATATATATACTGATCCTGATATCAATCCAGCCCAGAGCAGAAAAGCGTAG
- a CDS encoding glycoside hydrolase family 9 protein — protein sequence MKKTVCFLLLLAMLVVMALPTNMVSAAGSYNYAEALQKSIFFYEAQQAGPLPDWNRVEWRGDSTMKDDVLGGLYDAGDHVKFNLPMSYTASMLGWALYEYGDDIESSGQKVHLENNLKFILDYLVACDKGTSIVYQVGDGTRDHAWWGPVECLEKEMTRPSYTGKPTCVTAQMAAALAIGSIVLKDSTYLTHAKSLFALSDSTRSDNGYEAAKNFYNSWSGWQDELMWSAIWLHIATNDDTYLEKAESLVALQKTEDQVPDMKYTWAHCWDDVHYGAMLMLAKETGKSEYHDFVKKHLDWWSVGYNGKQIKYVGDLAWLDQWGSLRYATTEAFLANVYADSLSDTTLKDRYYGFAKKQIDYALGSSGRSYVCGFGTKPPEHPHHRTAHSSWTDQLTYPENHRHILYGALVGGPSSSGSYTDDIKDYVCNEVATDYNAGFVGILCGMYAKYGGTPVANFPAPEVKEDEFYVEGAVTGSSGNDMAFKLFLNNRSAWPARLIKDLSYRYYVDLSEGVDPSSVVVGTNYMETNMEATVSQLKPYKGDIYYIEVKYADGTNIYPGGQSEYAAELQLRITAPAGSKWDPTNDPSYKGLGTGTTPAKSTTITVYDGDTLIFGTEPDGTTPSKTSNPPKTPTVTPTKTATATPTSGSVVKGDIDGNGSFNSIDFGYMRLYLLGKQTFTERQFTAADVDSNGSANSIDFGHMRKGLLGEEFFN from the coding sequence TTGAAAAAGACAGTATGCTTTTTACTCTTATTAGCTATGCTTGTGGTTATGGCGTTACCAACAAACATGGTATCGGCAGCAGGAAGCTATAACTATGCTGAAGCCCTTCAGAAATCAATTTTTTTCTATGAGGCTCAGCAGGCAGGTCCACTTCCAGATTGGAACCGTGTTGAGTGGCGTGGAGATTCAACAATGAAGGATGATGTATTAGGTGGATTGTATGATGCAGGAGACCATGTTAAGTTTAATCTTCCTATGTCATATACTGCATCAATGCTTGGTTGGGCTTTGTATGAATATGGTGATGATATTGAGTCATCAGGACAAAAAGTTCACCTCGAAAATAACCTCAAGTTTATATTGGATTACCTTGTTGCTTGTGACAAGGGGACAAGCATTGTGTATCAGGTAGGTGACGGAACTAGAGACCATGCTTGGTGGGGACCTGTTGAATGTCTTGAAAAAGAGATGACAAGACCATCATATACAGGTAAACCTACTTGTGTAACAGCTCAGATGGCTGCAGCTCTTGCAATCGGTTCAATAGTTCTTAAAGATAGTACATACCTTACCCATGCAAAAAGTCTTTTTGCACTTTCGGATTCAACAAGAAGCGATAATGGTTATGAAGCAGCAAAAAACTTCTATAACTCATGGAGTGGTTGGCAGGACGAACTTATGTGGTCAGCAATTTGGCTCCATATAGCAACAAATGACGATACTTACCTTGAAAAGGCAGAATCACTTGTTGCACTTCAAAAGACAGAAGATCAAGTTCCAGATATGAAATATACATGGGCTCACTGTTGGGATGATGTTCACTACGGAGCTATGTTAATGCTTGCAAAAGAAACAGGCAAGTCAGAATATCACGATTTCGTTAAGAAGCACCTTGACTGGTGGTCTGTTGGATATAATGGAAAACAGATAAAATACGTTGGAGATCTTGCATGGCTTGATCAATGGGGTTCATTAAGATATGCAACAACAGAGGCATTTCTTGCCAATGTATATGCTGATTCTCTATCAGATACTACATTGAAGGATAGATATTATGGTTTTGCTAAGAAACAGATAGATTATGCACTTGGAAGCAGTGGCAGGAGCTACGTTTGTGGATTTGGTACAAAACCACCGGAGCATCCTCACCACAGAACAGCACATAGTTCATGGACTGACCAATTGACATACCCTGAAAATCACAGACACATCCTTTACGGAGCTTTAGTAGGTGGTCCTAGTTCTTCAGGTTCTTATACTGATGATATTAAAGATTATGTTTGTAACGAAGTTGCTACAGACTACAATGCTGGTTTTGTAGGAATACTCTGCGGTATGTATGCTAAATACGGTGGAACTCCTGTTGCAAACTTCCCAGCACCTGAAGTAAAAGAAGATGAGTTCTATGTTGAAGGTGCAGTAACTGGAAGCTCAGGAAATGATATGGCATTCAAGTTATTCTTGAACAACCGTTCAGCTTGGCCTGCAAGATTGATCAAAGACCTTTCATATCGTTACTATGTAGATCTTTCTGAGGGAGTAGATCCAAGCAGTGTAGTGGTTGGAACAAATTATATGGAAACAAATATGGAAGCAACCGTTTCACAGCTTAAGCCTTATAAAGGTGATATTTATTATATTGAAGTTAAATATGCAGACGGAACTAACATTTATCCAGGTGGACAGTCTGAATATGCTGCTGAGCTCCAACTTCGTATAACAGCACCTGCAGGATCAAAATGGGATCCAACAAACGACCCGTCATACAAGGGACTTGGTACAGGAACTACACCTGCTAAGTCAACAACAATAACTGTATATGATGGAGATACATTAATATTCGGAACAGAGCCTGATGGAACTACTCCTTCAAAGACTTCTAATCCACCTAAAACTCCTACAGTTACACCTACAAAGACTGCTACAGCTACTCCTACTTCAGGTTCAGTTGTAAAAGGTGACATTGACGGTAATGGAAGCTTTAACTCAATAGATTTCGGTTATATGAGACTGTACTTGCTTGGTAAACAAACTTTTACTGAAAGACAGTTTACAGCTGCCGATGTTGACAGTAATGGATCGGCAAACTCAATTGACTTCGGACATATGAGAAAGGGGCTTCTTGGAGAAGAATTCTTTAATTAA
- a CDS encoding IS30 family transposase, with protein MSQINNTAKTKKYKHLKARERYSIEILLKEGLKPYEIAQRMQRGIRTIEREISRGKIKLVNSDLTYREEYCADVGQRIYYENARNKGPGLKIGKDHKLVKHIEKKIVKEKYSPDAVIGEIEAKGLEFETQICTKTVYNYIDRGDVFLNLTNIDLPVKKAGKKRDYKKIKIPHKNLKGTSIEERPTEIDKREEYGHWEMDCVVGKREGKGAVLLVLSERSIREEIIIKMPSKTQESVVAALDCLEKKYGKSFKDKFKTITVDNGSEFLDYEGIERSVRAGKDKRVKLYYAHPYSSWERGTNENTNKLIRRFIPKGTDIGRISKKTIKWIETWINNYPRRILAYKSAIDMAAS; from the coding sequence ATGAGCCAGATTAATAATACCGCAAAAACAAAAAAATATAAACACCTAAAAGCAAGAGAAAGATATAGTATTGAAATATTGTTAAAAGAGGGATTAAAACCTTATGAAATAGCACAGCGCATGCAAAGAGGTATCAGAACAATAGAAAGAGAAATATCGAGGGGAAAGATAAAGCTTGTGAACTCTGATTTGACTTACAGAGAAGAATATTGTGCAGATGTAGGGCAACGAATATATTATGAGAATGCAAGGAACAAAGGACCTGGATTAAAGATAGGTAAAGACCACAAATTAGTCAAACACATAGAAAAAAAGATTGTAAAAGAAAAGTATTCCCCAGATGCAGTGATAGGAGAGATAGAAGCGAAAGGCTTAGAGTTTGAGACCCAAATATGTACAAAGACAGTATATAACTATATAGATCGAGGAGATGTGTTCTTAAACCTTACAAATATAGATCTTCCAGTGAAAAAAGCTGGCAAAAAGAGAGACTATAAGAAAATAAAGATACCGCATAAAAATCTTAAAGGAACAAGCATTGAAGAAAGGCCTACAGAGATTGATAAGCGCGAGGAATATGGACATTGGGAAATGGACTGTGTTGTTGGAAAACGTGAAGGGAAAGGTGCAGTATTACTGGTTTTAAGTGAGAGAAGTATACGCGAGGAAATAATAATCAAAATGCCATCAAAGACACAAGAATCAGTAGTAGCAGCACTAGATTGTTTGGAGAAGAAATATGGTAAATCATTTAAGGATAAATTCAAAACAATAACAGTGGATAATGGTAGTGAATTTCTTGATTATGAAGGCATAGAACGGTCTGTGAGGGCTGGAAAAGATAAAAGGGTGAAACTATATTATGCACATCCATATAGCTCCTGGGAAAGAGGCACAAACGAAAATACAAACAAGCTAATACGCCGATTTATACCAAAAGGAACAGATATAGGGAGAATAAGTAAAAAGACGATAAAATGGATAGAAACATGGATAAATAACTATCCAAGACGAATATTAGCATATAAGTCTGCAATTGATATGGCTGCAAGTTAA
- the pgsA gene encoding CDP-diacylglycerol--glycerol-3-phosphate 3-phosphatidyltransferase: MNIPNILTVIRFFLVPAFGYCLYNEQFIAAVVLFVVACITDMLDGMIARKYNLITSFGKLADPLADKLMQLTALTILSIQEIIPLPVLIIVLAKEIFMILGSILLYKKVNFVVQANWYGKMTTVIFSLAIVMTIVLKSGNLINTYTNILIDIFVLIAVFSTLFSFFMYSMEFRKITNDKIN; the protein is encoded by the coding sequence GTGAATATTCCTAATATTCTAACCGTAATCAGATTTTTTCTTGTTCCTGCTTTTGGATATTGTTTATACAATGAACAGTTCATTGCTGCTGTTGTATTATTTGTAGTTGCATGCATTACCGATATGCTGGATGGGATGATCGCAAGAAAATATAATTTGATCACTTCATTTGGAAAGTTGGCAGATCCTTTAGCTGACAAACTTATGCAGCTGACCGCATTGACTATACTTAGTATACAAGAAATAATACCGTTGCCTGTTTTAATAATAGTTTTGGCGAAAGAAATCTTTATGATATTAGGAAGTATTCTCTTATATAAGAAAGTGAATTTTGTTGTACAGGCAAATTGGTATGGCAAGATGACTACTGTAATTTTTTCGCTTGCTATAGTTATGACTATAGTTCTTAAGTCTGGAAATCTGATAAATACATATACTAATATTCTAATTGATATATTTGTTTTGATTGCAGTTTTCTCTACATTGTTTTCCTTCTTTATGTATTCAATGGAGTTCAGAAAGATTACAAATGATAAGATAAACTAA
- a CDS encoding acyl-CoA thioesterase, producing MYTSKTEIVVRYAETDQMGIVHHSNYPIWYEAARTDFIKSIGMSYSDIEKSGFMLPLLELKSCYKGAAKYEDELIVTTKIKQISFTRITFYYEVYNKNSNILINYGETMHAWTNKELRPLNMKKHAPDIYDLMAKLM from the coding sequence ATGTATACTTCGAAAACAGAAATTGTTGTAAGGTATGCTGAAACAGACCAAATGGGGATAGTGCATCATTCAAATTATCCCATTTGGTATGAAGCGGCTAGAACGGATTTTATAAAAAGCATTGGTATGTCATACTCTGATATTGAAAAAAGTGGATTTATGCTTCCGCTGCTGGAATTAAAGAGTTGTTACAAAGGTGCTGCAAAGTATGAAGATGAATTAATAGTTACAACAAAAATCAAACAAATTTCTTTTACAAGAATTACATTTTATTATGAAGTATATAATAAGAATAGTAATATATTAATAAACTATGGTGAAACCATGCATGCTTGGACGAACAAGGAGCTTAGGCCTTTAAACATGAAAAAGCATGCTCCGGACATTTATGACTTAATGGCAAAATTAATGTAA
- the pfkA gene encoding 6-phosphofructokinase, translated as MSEIKTIGVLTSGGDAPGMNAAIRAVVRAGLYYGMKVMGIRKGYDGLIHGDMEEMTARSVGDIIQRGGTILQTARSPQFKTEEGLNKAMAMAKVFGIDALVVIGGDGSYRGARDICKLGMNVIGIPGTIDNDIGCTDYTIGYDTALNTVQDAIDKIRDTAYSHERCSVLEVMGRHAGYIAVNVSISGGAEAVILPEKPFDLDKDVLKPIIEGRNRGKKNYTVIVAEGVEGKAIEIAKEITEKTGIEARATILGHIQRGGSPTVQDRVMASMMGLKAVEVLKAGARNRIISYKNSVVVDLDLDEALEMKKSLPEELIGLSKIMSL; from the coding sequence GTGAGTGAGATAAAGACAATAGGTGTATTAACGAGCGGTGGAGATGCACCGGGTATGAATGCTGCTATTAGAGCGGTAGTGAGAGCAGGCCTTTATTACGGAATGAAGGTTATGGGTATAAGAAAAGGATATGACGGATTGATTCATGGTGATATGGAGGAAATGACCGCAAGGTCTGTAGGTGATATAATACAAAGAGGTGGAACGATATTACAGACTGCAAGATCACCACAGTTTAAAACTGAAGAAGGGCTTAACAAGGCTATGGCAATGGCTAAAGTTTTTGGTATAGATGCTTTGGTTGTTATTGGCGGTGACGGGTCTTACAGAGGGGCTAGAGACATTTGTAAACTTGGAATGAACGTTATAGGCATACCTGGTACAATTGATAATGATATAGGTTGCACTGATTATACAATTGGGTATGATACTGCATTAAACACTGTTCAGGATGCAATTGATAAAATAAGGGATACAGCATATTCCCATGAGAGATGCAGCGTCCTTGAAGTTATGGGAAGGCATGCAGGTTATATTGCAGTGAATGTAAGTATTTCGGGTGGAGCTGAGGCTGTTATTCTGCCTGAGAAGCCTTTTGATCTTGATAAGGATGTATTAAAGCCAATAATTGAAGGCCGCAATAGGGGTAAAAAGAACTATACAGTTATTGTCGCTGAAGGTGTTGAGGGAAAAGCGATAGAAATAGCAAAGGAAATTACTGAGAAAACTGGCATCGAAGCCAGGGCAACAATACTTGGACATATCCAGCGTGGGGGAAGTCCAACTGTTCAAGACAGAGTTATGGCAAGCATGATGGGGCTAAAGGCTGTTGAAGTATTAAAAGCCGGGGCACGAAACAGGATAATATCCTATAAAAATAGTGTTGTTGTAGACCTTGATTTGGATGAAGCCCTTGAAATGAAGAAGTCATTACCGGAAGAATTGATAGGATTAAGCAAAATAATGTCTTTGTAA
- the mtrB gene encoding trp RNA-binding attenuation protein MtrB codes for MDWENEKVSGDYILIKAEENGVNIIGMTRGRDTKFHHTEKLDKGELLIAQFTENTSAIKIRGKAKVLCRHGEILSGE; via the coding sequence TTGGATTGGGAAAATGAAAAAGTATCAGGAGATTATATTTTAATTAAGGCTGAAGAAAATGGTGTCAATATAATCGGTATGACTAGAGGTAGGGATACAAAATTCCATCATACTGAGAAACTGGATAAGGGTGAGTTGCTTATAGCCCAGTTTACCGAGAATACTTCTGCGATAAAAATTAGAGGCAAAGCTAAAGTGTTATGTCGTCATGGAGAAATTCTTTCAGGTGAATAA
- a CDS encoding DNA polymerase III subunit alpha, with the protein MGEFVHLHVHTEYSLLDGANRIKDLIKRTKELGMDSIAITDHGVMYGVVDFYKEAVNNGIKPILGCEVYTAKRTRHDKQGVLDSDPGHLVLLAKDNRGYKNLMKIVSIGFTEGFYYKPRIDFEVLERYSEGLIALSACLSGDVPKALMNNDFERAKKVSQRYNDIFGKGNFYLELQSNGIEEQKLVNSQLVKLSKETGIPLVATNDAHYLRKEDARAHEVLLCIQTGKNMNDEDRMRFSTEDFYVKSPEEMADVFVNVPEAIQNTVKIGEMCNVELEFGKLHLPKFSIPDNKDAFKYLKELCYEGLNRLFGECIEDKLERLEYELSVIKQMGYVDYFLIVGDFIKYAKDNGIPVGPGRGSAAGSLVAYCLGITNIDPLKYNLLFERFLNPERVTMPDIDIDFCFERRQEVIDYVVRKYGEDKVSQIITFGTMAARAAIRDVGRALDIAYSEVDIVAKMIPMQIGMNIGKALEMNPELKAKYEQDNLIKDMIDTARLLEGMPRHASTHAAGVVISKDPITEYVPLQKNDESVTTQFPMGQLEELGLLKMDFLGLRTLTVIRDAVDLVYENYNTKLDIDRLEMNDPNVFKIIGEGKTSGVFQLESAGMTQFMKELQPTSLEDIIAGISLYRPGPMDQIPRYIKNKNVPAGVKYDHPLLENILNVTYGCMVYQEQVMQIVRDLGGYSMGRSDLVRRAMSKKKISVMEQERKNFIHGIDDENGNIVVMGCVRNGVDEKIANKIFDEMMDFASYAFNKSHAAAYAVVAYQTAWLKCYYPVEFMAALLNSFLGSSDKISQYVHECKVLNIEVLPPDINESQMKFTVVNGKIRFGLAAVKNVGEGAVKSVIDERRTDGNYRSFRDFCDRIDGKDVNKRCIESLIKSGAFDSMGVYRSRLIAVFEKMLDGIAQIKKRNMEGQLSLFELSMGTDDKVNSSETSFYEDEDIYPDINEYPNKVLLSMEKEMLGLYISGHPLSEFEEELNKMVSLFSSELNVDANQSEEAYSLDDAKNISDGMNVIVGGIITSKKTKTTRNNNLMAFLTLEDLYGMMEVIVFPTVLEKYSKLIVEENIVLIKGRISIKEEEQPKIICEEINPLKKMQVQKVYLRVSHNIEDDKRDSLMALLKYFNGDTPVCLCDDVEKKGRVLEKECWIALNESIIAELKQRLGEENVKVV; encoded by the coding sequence TTGGGAGAATTTGTTCACTTGCATGTTCATACGGAATATAGCTTGCTTGATGGGGCAAATAGAATAAAAGATCTTATAAAGAGAACAAAAGAATTAGGTATGGATAGCATAGCTATTACAGACCATGGAGTAATGTATGGAGTGGTTGATTTTTATAAGGAAGCAGTCAACAATGGGATAAAACCAATCCTTGGATGTGAAGTTTATACTGCAAAGAGAACCAGACACGACAAACAGGGAGTTTTGGATTCCGATCCCGGGCATTTGGTGCTCCTCGCGAAGGACAACAGGGGATACAAGAACCTAATGAAGATTGTATCTATAGGTTTTACAGAGGGCTTTTACTATAAGCCAAGGATTGATTTTGAGGTTCTTGAACGGTACAGTGAGGGATTGATTGCACTAAGTGCATGCCTGTCTGGTGATGTGCCTAAGGCACTAATGAATAATGATTTTGAGCGTGCAAAGAAAGTGTCACAAAGGTATAATGACATTTTCGGTAAGGGAAATTTCTATCTTGAATTGCAAAGTAACGGCATAGAGGAACAAAAACTTGTAAACAGCCAGCTTGTGAAGCTTTCAAAAGAAACAGGAATTCCACTTGTTGCAACTAATGATGCTCATTATCTAAGAAAAGAAGATGCAAGGGCCCATGAGGTATTGCTTTGCATACAGACCGGAAAGAATATGAACGATGAAGACAGAATGAGATTTTCAACGGAAGACTTCTATGTGAAATCGCCTGAAGAGATGGCAGATGTTTTTGTAAATGTACCGGAAGCAATACAGAATACTGTTAAGATTGGTGAAATGTGCAATGTAGAGTTGGAATTCGGTAAACTCCACTTGCCGAAGTTTAGCATACCGGATAACAAGGATGCTTTTAAATATCTGAAAGAATTGTGCTATGAGGGATTAAACCGTTTATTTGGTGAATGTATTGAGGACAAGCTTGAAAGATTAGAATATGAGTTATCAGTTATTAAACAGATGGGATATGTAGATTATTTTCTCATTGTTGGAGACTTTATCAAATATGCAAAGGATAACGGTATACCTGTAGGTCCGGGGAGAGGCTCGGCTGCGGGCAGTCTTGTAGCATATTGCCTTGGAATAACCAATATAGATCCATTGAAATACAACCTGCTCTTTGAGCGTTTCTTAAACCCTGAAAGAGTCACTATGCCTGATATAGACATAGATTTTTGCTTCGAAAGAAGACAGGAAGTAATTGATTATGTTGTCAGAAAGTATGGAGAAGATAAGGTATCACAGATAATCACTTTTGGAACTATGGCTGCAAGAGCTGCAATTAGAGACGTGGGAAGAGCTTTAGATATAGCATACAGCGAAGTTGATATTGTTGCAAAAATGATACCGATGCAGATCGGAATGAACATTGGTAAAGCTTTGGAAATGAACCCGGAACTAAAAGCAAAGTATGAGCAGGATAATTTAATAAAAGATATGATAGATACTGCAAGGCTTTTAGAGGGGATGCCAAGGCATGCTTCCACGCATGCTGCTGGTGTAGTTATATCTAAAGACCCTATAACGGAATATGTACCACTCCAGAAAAACGATGAGAGTGTAACCACCCAGTTTCCAATGGGGCAGTTGGAAGAATTGGGACTTCTGAAGATGGACTTTTTAGGTCTTAGGACACTAACGGTTATTAGAGATGCGGTTGATTTGGTGTATGAAAACTACAATACTAAGCTGGATATTGACAGGCTTGAAATGAACGACCCAAACGTATTTAAAATCATCGGAGAAGGTAAGACGTCGGGAGTTTTTCAGCTTGAAAGTGCTGGAATGACCCAGTTTATGAAAGAACTCCAGCCAACATCCCTTGAAGATATTATAGCTGGAATTTCCCTATACCGTCCGGGTCCAATGGACCAGATTCCAAGATATATAAAAAATAAGAATGTTCCTGCAGGGGTAAAATATGATCATCCGCTTCTTGAGAATATTTTGAATGTAACTTACGGATGTATGGTATATCAGGAACAGGTTATGCAGATCGTTCGAGACCTTGGCGGCTATTCAATGGGAAGGTCTGACTTGGTAAGACGTGCTATGTCAAAAAAGAAAATAAGTGTAATGGAGCAGGAAAGAAAAAATTTCATTCATGGTATAGATGATGAAAACGGAAACATTGTAGTTATGGGATGCGTAAGAAATGGTGTAGATGAGAAAATAGCAAACAAGATTTTTGATGAGATGATGGATTTTGCGAGCTATGCCTTCAACAAATCCCATGCGGCTGCATATGCTGTAGTAGCATATCAGACAGCGTGGCTAAAGTGTTATTATCCAGTTGAATTTATGGCTGCGCTGCTCAATAGTTTTTTGGGTAGCAGTGATAAAATATCGCAGTATGTACATGAATGTAAGGTTTTGAACATTGAGGTATTGCCTCCGGATATTAATGAAAGTCAAATGAAATTTACTGTAGTAAACGGGAAAATACGTTTTGGACTGGCTGCAGTTAAAAATGTCGGAGAAGGTGCCGTAAAATCAGTTATAGACGAGCGTAGAACTGATGGAAACTATAGGTCTTTCAGGGACTTCTGCGATAGAATTGACGGTAAAGATGTAAATAAAAGATGTATTGAGAGTCTTATAAAGAGTGGAGCTTTTGATTCTATGGGAGTTTATAGGTCAAGGCTGATTGCGGTTTTTGAAAAAATGCTCGATGGAATAGCTCAGATTAAGAAGCGAAACATGGAGGGACAATTATCTCTGTTTGAGCTTTCAATGGGTACCGATGACAAGGTAAATAGTAGTGAAACAAGTTTCTATGAAGATGAAGATATATATCCTGATATAAATGAATATCCTAATAAAGTGCTTTTATCAATGGAAAAAGAGATGCTTGGGCTTTACATTTCCGGTCATCCATTAAGTGAATTTGAAGAAGAATTAAATAAAATGGTGAGTTTATTTAGCTCCGAGTTGAATGTAGATGCTAATCAGAGTGAAGAAGCGTATTCATTGGATGATGCAAAAAATATAAGTGATGGAATGAATGTTATCGTAGGAGGAATAATTACATCAAAGAAAACCAAAACTACAAGAAACAATAATTTAATGGCTTTTTTGACTTTGGAAGATCTGTATGGCATGATGGAAGTTATTGTATTCCCGACCGTACTGGAGAAGTATTCGAAGTTAATAGTTGAAGAAAATATTGTTCTTATCAAGGGAAGAATAAGTATTAAGGAAGAGGAGCAACCTAAAATAATATGTGAGGAGATAAACCCTCTAAAGAAAATGCAGGTTCAGAAGGTTTATTTGAGAGTGAGTCATAATATTGAGGATGATAAAAGGGACTCATTAATGGCGTTATTAAAATACTTCAACGGGGATACTCCCGTTTGTTTGTGTGATGATGTGGAAAAGAAAGGCAGAGTATTAGAAAAAGAATGTTGGATAGCTTTAAATGAAAGTATAATAGCGGAACTAAAACAAAGACTTGGAGAAGAAAATGTAAAAGTAGTATAA